One segment of Vicia villosa cultivar HV-30 ecotype Madison, WI unplaced genomic scaffold, Vvil1.0 ctg.003712F_1_1, whole genome shotgun sequence DNA contains the following:
- the LOC131641387 gene encoding uncharacterized protein LOC131641387, with protein sequence MPMYVKFIKDVITKKRIFEDQEVVNVNSCCSVIIQRTLPKKESDPGKVNLPVTIGSVYVGKGLIDLGSSINLIPLSLVKRLGNIELKSTRMSLQLADKSTTHPIGIAADLLVKVDKFFFPVDFVVIEMEEDYDTPLII encoded by the coding sequence ATGCCTATGTATGTTAAATTTATCAAAGATGTTATCACAAAGAAGAGGATATTTGAAGATCAAGAGGTTGTAAACGTGAACTCGTGTTGTAGTGTTATAATTCAAAGAACTCTACCGAAGAAAGAAAGCGATCCAGGAAAAGTTAATCTACCGGTGACAATTGGAAGTGTCTATGTCGGTAAAGGGTTGATAGATttgggttctagcattaatttgatacCATTATCTCTTGTGAAAAGATTGGGAAATATAGAGTTGAAATCTACAAGGATGTCTTTGCAATTGGCTGACAAGTCCACCACTCATCCTATAGGGATTGCGGCAGACTTGTTAGTTAAAGTTGATAAATTCTTTTTCCCGGTCGATTTTGTGGTGATTGAGATGGAGGAGGATTATGACACACCTCTAATAATTTGA